In one window of Catellicoccus marimammalium M35/04/3 DNA:
- the nusB gene encoding transcription antitermination factor NusB: MKLNRHKIREKALQTLFSLQFNKVAVVEALDFALYYEQEETVSNAETVLQLIEGVQSRREEINELIRPHLKRWTLDRLPKLNLLIMQIAIYEMLTGQAPGIAINEAVQLTKEYSDEKDTRFVNAVLNNVKTALEQ; encoded by the coding sequence GTGAAATTAAATCGACACAAGATACGAGAAAAGGCATTACAAACACTTTTTTCATTGCAGTTTAATAAAGTGGCAGTTGTAGAAGCATTGGATTTTGCTCTTTATTATGAACAAGAAGAAACAGTCTCTAACGCAGAAACTGTTTTACAACTAATTGAAGGAGTACAATCTCGTCGTGAGGAAATTAATGAATTGATTCGTCCTCATTTGAAACGTTGGACTCTGGATCGTTTACCAAAATTAAACTTGTTAATTATGCAAATTGCAATTTACGAAATGTTAACGGGACAAGCACCAGGAATTGCAATTAACGAAGCAGTACAATTAACAAAAGAATATAGTGATGAGAAAGATACTCGTTTTGTTAATGCGGTCTTAAATAATGTGAAAACAGCATTAGAACAATAG
- a CDS encoding Asp23/Gls24 family envelope stress response protein yields MTDHKLLISEQREGMEGEIVISPEVMEIIIGIAASKVEGVYSMQGSLASNVHEWLGRKVSHDKGVSLSQDEDGNLIVDLYCYVRYGVSVPKVAIAMQNAVKQQVRNMTDFELKEVNIHVVGMVPDSETELPTGEFSTLTKEEEE; encoded by the coding sequence ATGACAGATCATAAATTATTAATTAGTGAACAACGTGAAGGTATGGAAGGAGAAATTGTTATTTCTCCAGAAGTAATGGAAATTATAATCGGGATTGCTGCTTCAAAAGTAGAAGGAGTATATTCTATGCAAGGTAGTTTAGCTAGCAATGTACATGAATGGCTAGGACGTAAGGTTTCTCACGACAAAGGAGTTTCTTTATCTCAAGATGAAGATGGAAACTTAATTGTGGATCTATATTGTTATGTTCGTTACGGAGTATCTGTGCCTAAGGTAGCTATTGCGATGCAAAATGCCGTAAAACAACAAGTACGCAATATGACAGACTTCGAATTAAAAGAAGTAAATATTCATGTCGTAGGTATGGTTCCAGATTCTGAAACAGAATTACCTACTGGAGAATTTTCAACGCTAACAAAAGAGGAAGAAGAATAA
- the efp gene encoding elongation factor P has product MISVNDFKNGMTIEVDGNLWRVIEFMHVKPGKGSAFVRSKLKNLRTGAVQDKTFRAGEKVQKAQIDNKKMQYLYDSGEGHVFMDMDTYEQIEIPAERLEHELKYLLENMEVNIMMYGSEILGVDLPNTVELEVKETEPGIKGDTASGGSKPATMETGLVVQVPFFINEGDKLVINTVDGSYISRA; this is encoded by the coding sequence ATGATTTCTGTAAATGATTTTAAAAATGGTATGACAATTGAAGTAGATGGTAACTTATGGCGTGTTATTGAATTCATGCACGTTAAACCAGGAAAAGGAAGTGCGTTTGTACGTTCTAAATTAAAAAACTTACGTACAGGTGCAGTTCAAGATAAAACATTCCGTGCAGGTGAAAAAGTACAAAAAGCACAAATCGATAACAAAAAAATGCAATACTTATATGATTCTGGCGAAGGGCATGTGTTCATGGATATGGATACTTATGAACAAATTGAAATTCCAGCAGAACGCTTAGAACATGAATTAAAATACTTATTAGAAAACATGGAAGTTAATATCATGATGTATGGTTCTGAAATTTTAGGTGTTGATTTACCAAATACTGTAGAATTAGAAGTTAAAGAAACAGAACCAGGAATCAAAGGAGATACTGCTTCAGGTGGTTCTAAACCAGCAACAATGGAAACAGGATTAGTAGTACAAGTTCCATTCTTTATTAATGAAGGGGATAAATTAGTAATTAATACCGTAGATGGTAGCTACATTTCTCGTGCTTAA